The Pyxidicoccus trucidator DNA window ATGGGTGGCGCTCGCGCTGCTCCCGGTGATGCTCGGCGCGCTCAAGTCTCACGTCTCCCTGGGCTGGATGTTCACCAACGAGGGCGGAGGCCGGGAGTACGTCGCGTTCCTCATCCTGTCGCTCATCGCCCAGGCCCTGCTGGGCAATGGTGCGTTCGCGGTAGACGGCCTCCTGTCGCGCAAGAGCGCCGCTCAGGGCTCGGCCGCCCAGACCTCGACTTCGTGAGCCCGTGCCCTCGCGAG harbors:
- a CDS encoding DoxX family membrane protein; translated protein: FLAHAGAKAFIFTLDGTARFFEAHGFPGWTAGPVFAAELLGGLALLAGLRVRWVALALLPVMLGALKSHVSLGWMFTNEGGGREYVAFLILSLIAQALLGNGAFAVDGLLSRKSAAQGSAAQTSTS